The following coding sequences are from one Novosphingobium sp. KACC 22771 window:
- the tsaD gene encoding tRNA (adenosine(37)-N6)-threonylcarbamoyltransferase complex transferase subunit TsaD — protein MKIILGIESSCDETAVALVTDGRVILAQRIASQDEEHRPYGGVVPEIAARAHAERLAPMVEATLADAGLGLGDVDAIAATAGPGLIGGVMVGLVTAKALAMAADKPLLAINHLEGHALSPRLADADLAYPYLLLLVSGGHCQLLRVNGVGDYTRLATTIDDALGEAFDKTAKVLGLGYPGGPAVERLALEGDPRAVPLPRPLLGGAEPHFSFAGLKSAVLRAYETGQYSKADLAASFQQAALDCVVDRTRRAMAAAGDVTALVVAGGVAANKAVRGALEGLAAGAGLRFVAPPLKLCTDNAAMIAWAGVERFALGINDPLDFAARPRWPLDPDAAPARGAGVKA, from the coding sequence TTGAAGATTATTCTGGGTATCGAATCATCCTGCGATGAAACCGCGGTGGCGCTGGTCACCGATGGGCGAGTGATTCTGGCCCAGCGCATCGCCAGTCAGGATGAGGAGCACCGCCCCTATGGCGGCGTGGTGCCCGAGATTGCCGCGCGCGCCCATGCCGAAAGGCTGGCGCCGATGGTCGAGGCAACGCTGGCGGATGCGGGGCTGGGGCTGGGCGATGTCGATGCGATTGCGGCCACGGCGGGGCCGGGGCTGATCGGCGGGGTGATGGTCGGGCTGGTCACGGCCAAGGCGCTGGCGATGGCGGCGGACAAGCCGCTGCTGGCGATCAACCATCTCGAAGGCCACGCGCTGTCGCCGCGACTGGCCGATGCTGATCTGGCCTATCCCTATTTGCTCCTGCTGGTCAGCGGGGGGCATTGCCAATTGCTGCGCGTCAATGGCGTTGGCGATTACACCCGCCTTGCCACCACCATCGACGATGCGCTGGGCGAGGCCTTTGACAAGACCGCCAAGGTGCTTGGTCTTGGCTATCCGGGCGGGCCTGCGGTCGAAAGGCTGGCGCTGGAGGGGGATCCGCGCGCTGTGCCTCTGCCGCGCCCGTTGCTGGGCGGGGCAGAGCCGCATTTTTCCTTTGCGGGCCTGAAAAGCGCGGTGCTGCGCGCCTATGAAACGGGCCAATATTCCAAGGCTGATCTGGCGGCCAGTTTTCAGCAGGCCGCTCTGGATTGCGTGGTGGACCGCACGCGGCGCGCAATGGCGGCGGCGGGCGATGTGACCGCGCTGGTCGTGGCGGGCGGGGTTGCGGCCAACAAGGCGGTGCGCGGCGCGCTCGAAGGGCTGGCGGCGGGGGCGGGCTTGCGTTTTGTCGCGCCGCCGCTGAAGCTGTGCACGGATAATGCCGCGATGATCGCCTGGGCGGGGGTTGAACGATTCGCGCTGGGGATCAACGATCCGCTCGATTTTGCCGCAAGGCCGCGCTGGCCGCTGGATCCCGATGCCGCCCCTGCGCGAGGGGCGGGGGTGAAGGCGTGA
- a CDS encoding NAD(P)H-dependent glycerol-3-phosphate dehydrogenase — MSAVGIIGAGAWGTALAQMVASDGTPAILWAREAALVEEINTRRTNATYLPGATIAKPVRATCDMGELADLSTILVVCPAQFMGGVLAGLPDGAHDVQRDLVLCSKGIEAGTGRLMADVAAAIQPSAQIAVMSGPTFAREVAMGLPTAITLACAGGEEQWRRLSPVIARAAFRPYYSPDVVGAEIGGAVKNVLAIACGVVEGLGLGENARAALIARGYAEMLRFGVARGARAETLSGLCGLGDLILTCASTASRNYSLGKALGQGQSASEALSGKSSVAEGAHTAPVLADLARRAGIAMPIVDAVCRLLTGKAPAGAVVSDLLARPLKAELADPSEPGDDTPAHGSFA, encoded by the coding sequence GTGAGCGCGGTTGGTATCATTGGCGCGGGAGCCTGGGGCACCGCTCTGGCGCAAATGGTGGCCAGCGATGGCACCCCCGCGATCCTTTGGGCGCGCGAGGCCGCGTTGGTCGAGGAAATCAACACGCGCCGGACCAACGCCACCTATCTGCCCGGCGCAACCATTGCAAAGCCCGTGCGCGCGACCTGCGATATGGGCGAACTGGCGGATCTCTCGACGATCCTGGTGGTCTGCCCGGCGCAGTTCATGGGCGGTGTGCTGGCGGGGCTGCCCGATGGCGCCCATGATGTTCAGCGCGATCTGGTGCTGTGCTCGAAGGGGATCGAGGCGGGCACGGGACGGTTGATGGCCGATGTGGCCGCCGCCATTCAGCCATCGGCGCAGATCGCGGTCATGTCCGGCCCGACCTTTGCGCGTGAGGTGGCGATGGGATTGCCCACCGCGATCACGCTGGCCTGTGCGGGCGGCGAGGAGCAATGGCGGCGCCTTTCGCCAGTCATCGCCCGTGCAGCTTTCCGCCCGTATTACTCGCCCGATGTGGTCGGCGCCGAGATCGGCGGGGCGGTGAAGAATGTGTTGGCGATTGCATGCGGCGTGGTGGAAGGTCTGGGGCTGGGCGAGAATGCGCGCGCGGCGCTGATCGCGCGCGGCTATGCCGAGATGCTGCGTTTCGGGGTGGCGCGCGGGGCGCGGGCCGAAACGCTCTCGGGCCTGTGCGGCCTTGGCGATCTCATCCTGACCTGCGCCAGCACGGCCAGTCGCAATTATTCACTTGGCAAGGCGCTGGGCCAAGGGCAGAGCGCGTCAGAGGCTCTGTCGGGGAAATCGAGTGTTGCGGAGGGTGCGCACACGGCTCCGGTTCTGGCGGATCTGGCCCGGCGGGCCGGGATCGCCATGCCGATTGTTGATGCCGTCTGCCGGTTGCTTACGGGGAAAGCGCCGGCGGGGGCGGTGGTATCGGATCTGTTGGCAAGGCCCTTGAAGGCCGAACTGGCGGACCCATCCGAGCCGGGGGATGATACCCCGGCGCACGGGAGTTTTGCTTGA
- a CDS encoding lipopolysaccharide biosynthesis protein — MSQPVALPLTDAAAPGAASGAALDEVVNRDLNTLAKGGRTNFFGFLLRLAARLPFLFIAGRLYGADALGRFASALVVIELASQLCTLGQKRGIAQRLSDDDRDAAHVIADGVVLTVLIALPVTVGLFLFPWPMFPSGEYSAWDRWLVLAVAPTALTDIALAALAYRFDVGATVRARSVIEPWTLSIAAGLFWAAGKWGGTHGWWTHLGASGLTLSYVVSVVAAMLSAALPLLRSYGMPRDWTPHPLRIGRLALNTMPLAVADAVEWGTRRIDIAILGMFATPTSVGVYYVAQQVASLPQKLKTSFEPILGPVITRNLKEGNLEAIAKQVCQVGFWITAAQAGIALALGIPGDGVLGLVGPQFTGGMLALAFLLGAEVCAAPAVVSEAALIYIAPLRNLWLSLATIGLQAIFTLAGMLVAGGFYFDEMDQAASAAGALMVTLSIASLVKSRLLQWHLGYKVETLRWSLFVAGVAAGALGWAVVRFLPEWAQIALGIPAILGLYCLVIWRLGFGPADRLLFRRQKGEQAA; from the coding sequence TTGAGTCAACCTGTTGCCCTTCCCCTGACCGATGCGGCCGCCCCGGGTGCCGCGTCCGGCGCCGCGCTGGACGAAGTGGTCAATCGCGATCTCAACACGCTGGCCAAAGGCGGGCGGACCAATTTCTTTGGTTTCCTGCTGCGCCTTGCCGCGCGCCTGCCGTTTCTGTTCATTGCCGGGCGGCTGTATGGGGCCGATGCGCTGGGTCGGTTTGCCTCGGCGCTGGTGGTGATCGAACTGGCCTCGCAGCTCTGCACGCTGGGGCAAAAGCGCGGGATCGCGCAAAGATTGTCCGATGACGATCGCGATGCGGCCCATGTGATCGCCGATGGCGTGGTGCTGACGGTGTTGATCGCGCTGCCCGTTACGGTGGGGCTGTTTCTCTTTCCATGGCCGATGTTTCCCTCGGGCGAATATTCCGCATGGGATCGCTGGCTGGTGCTGGCCGTGGCGCCCACGGCGCTGACCGATATTGCGTTGGCCGCGCTGGCCTATCGCTTTGACGTGGGCGCGACGGTGCGGGCGCGGTCTGTGATCGAGCCATGGACGCTGTCGATCGCGGCGGGCCTGTTCTGGGCGGCGGGCAAATGGGGTGGCACGCATGGTTGGTGGACCCATCTGGGTGCCAGCGGTCTGACGCTGTCCTATGTGGTGTCGGTGGTGGCCGCGATGCTCTCGGCGGCGCTGCCGCTACTGCGATCCTATGGCATGCCGCGCGATTGGACGCCCCATCCGCTGCGGATCGGGCGTCTGGCGCTCAACACCATGCCGTTGGCCGTGGCCGATGCGGTGGAATGGGGCACGCGGCGTATCGACATTGCCATTCTTGGCATGTTTGCCACGCCCACATCGGTCGGCGTTTATTATGTGGCGCAGCAGGTGGCCAGCCTGCCGCAAAAGCTGAAAACCAGTTTCGAGCCGATCCTTGGGCCAGTCATCACGCGCAATCTGAAGGAAGGCAATCTGGAGGCGATTGCCAAACAGGTCTGTCAGGTGGGTTTCTGGATCACGGCGGCGCAGGCGGGCATTGCGCTGGCGCTGGGTATTCCGGGCGACGGGGTGCTGGGGCTGGTCGGGCCGCAATTTACCGGCGGGATGCTGGCGCTGGCTTTCCTGCTGGGCGCCGAGGTCTGCGCCGCGCCTGCGGTGGTCAGCGAGGCCGCGCTGATCTATATCGCCCCCTTGCGCAACCTGTGGCTTTCGCTGGCCACGATCGGGCTTCAGGCGATCTTTACGCTGGCGGGCATGCTGGTGGCGGGCGGTTTCTATTTCGACGAGATGGATCAGGCGGCCTCGGCGGCGGGCGCGTTGATGGTCACGCTTTCCATCGCCAGTCTGGTCAAGTCGCGGCTGCTGCAATGGCATCTGGGCTATAAGGTCGAGACGCTGCGCTGGTCGCTGTTCGTGGCGGGGGTGGCGGCGGGCGCGCTGGGCTGGGCGGTGGTGCGGTTTTTGCCCGAATGGGCGCAGATTGCGCTGGGCATTCCGGCGATTCTTGGGCTTTATTGTCTGGTCATCTGGCGGCTGGGCTTTGGCCCGGCAGACCGTTTGCTGTTTCGCCGCCAAAAGGGCGAACAGGCCGCGTAA
- the uvrB gene encoding excinuclease ABC subunit UvrB, translated as MAELIIRRGLSEPDTEGTFVPHRPARPPKAEGSPPLRIISDYTPSGDQPTAIAELVQGIESGDKTQVLLGVTGSGKTFTMAQVIQATQRPALILAPNKILAAQLYGEMKSFFPDNAVEYFVSYYDYYQPEAYVARSDTYIEKESSVNEAIDRMRHSATRALLERDDVIIVASVSCLYGIGSVETYAAMIFDLKVGESQDQGEIIRKLVAMQYKRNEVAFARGTFRVRGDNLEIFPSHYEDIAWRISFFGDEVEAISEFDPLTGKAGAKLDKIRVYANSHHVTPGPTMKQAMEAIRFELQVRLEELNAEGKLLEAQRLEQRTNFDLEMIAATGSCAGVENYSRFLSGRLPGEPPPTLFEYLPDNALLFVDESHQTVPQISAMARGDHRRKITLAEYGFRLPSCIDNRPLRFNEWDAMRPQTVAVSATPGSWEMEESGGTFAEQVIRPTGLIDPPVEIRPVEDQVQDCIEECRKTAANGYRTLVTTLTKRMAEDLTEFMHEAGVRVRYMHSDVETLERIELIRDLRLGVYDVLIGINLLREGLDIPECGLVCILDADKEGFLRSETSLVQTIGRAARNVDGRVILYADRMTGSMERAIAETDRRRAKQQAYNEAHGITPQTIKRNIHDIVADTASRDGVLVDIEDDGVNNLVGHNLRAYIEDLEKRMRTAAADLEFEEAGRLRDEIRRLEATELGLPEGERKAPIVGRSNEGKPGTRKTRYGKVQKKWGK; from the coding sequence ATGGCCGAACTCATCATCCGCCGGGGTCTTTCCGAACCCGACACCGAGGGCACCTTTGTCCCGCATCGCCCTGCCCGCCCGCCCAAGGCCGAGGGCAGCCCGCCGCTGCGCATCATCAGCGATTACACGCCCAGCGGCGACCAGCCCACGGCGATTGCCGAATTGGTGCAGGGCATCGAGAGCGGCGACAAAACGCAGGTTCTGCTGGGCGTTACGGGTTCGGGCAAGACCTTTACCATGGCGCAGGTCATTCAGGCCACCCAGCGGCCGGCGCTGATTCTGGCCCCCAACAAAATTCTGGCCGCGCAATTGTATGGCGAGATGAAGAGCTTCTTCCCCGACAATGCGGTGGAATATTTCGTCTCCTATTACGATTACTATCAGCCCGAAGCCTATGTCGCGCGCTCGGACACCTATATCGAAAAGGAATCGAGCGTTAACGAGGCCATCGACCGGATGCGCCACTCGGCCACGCGCGCGCTGCTCGAACGCGATGATGTGATCATTGTCGCCTCGGTGTCCTGCCTGTACGGCATCGGCTCGGTGGAAACCTATGCCGCGATGATCTTTGACCTGAAAGTCGGGGAATCGCAGGATCAGGGCGAGATCATCCGCAAGCTGGTCGCCATGCAGTACAAGCGCAACGAGGTGGCTTTTGCGCGCGGCACCTTCCGCGTGCGCGGCGACAATCTGGAAATCTTCCCCAGCCACTATGAAGATATCGCCTGGCGCATCAGCTTTTTCGGCGATGAGGTCGAGGCGATCAGCGAATTCGATCCGTTGACCGGCAAGGCGGGAGCGAAACTGGACAAGATCCGCGTTTACGCCAATTCGCACCACGTCACCCCCGGCCCGACGATGAAGCAGGCGATGGAGGCGATCCGTTTCGAGCTGCAGGTGCGGCTGGAAGAGTTGAACGCGGAAGGCAAATTGCTAGAGGCGCAAAGGCTGGAGCAGCGCACCAATTTCGACCTTGAGATGATCGCGGCCACAGGTTCGTGCGCAGGCGTCGAAAATTACTCGCGCTTCCTCTCGGGCCGCCTGCCGGGCGAGCCCCCGCCGACCCTGTTCGAATATCTGCCCGACAATGCCTTGCTGTTTGTGGACGAAAGCCACCAGACCGTGCCGCAAATCAGCGCGATGGCCCGAGGCGACCACCGGCGCAAAATTACCCTCGCCGAATATGGCTTTCGCCTGCCCAGTTGCATCGACAACCGCCCGCTGCGTTTCAACGAATGGGATGCGATGCGCCCGCAAACGGTGGCGGTTTCGGCCACGCCGGGTTCGTGGGAGATGGAGGAGTCAGGCGGCACCTTTGCCGAACAGGTGATCCGCCCTACCGGCCTGATCGACCCCCCGGTCGAAATCCGCCCGGTCGAGGATCAGGTGCAGGATTGCATCGAGGAATGCCGCAAGACCGCCGCCAACGGCTATCGCACTTTGGTAACCACGCTGACCAAGCGCATGGCCGAGGATCTGACCGAGTTCATGCATGAGGCGGGCGTTCGGGTCCGCTATATGCACAGCGACGTGGAAACGCTCGAACGTATCGAACTGATCCGTGACCTGCGGCTCGGCGTCTATGATGTGCTGATCGGCATCAACCTGCTGCGCGAAGGGCTGGATATTCCCGAATGCGGGCTGGTTTGCATCCTCGACGCGGACAAGGAGGGCTTCCTGCGCTCCGAAACCTCGCTGGTGCAGACCATCGGCCGCGCGGCGCGCAATGTCGATGGCCGCGTCATCCTCTATGCCGACCGCATGACCGGCAGCATGGAACGCGCCATCGCCGAAACCGACCGCCGCCGCGCCAAGCAGCAGGCCTATAACGAGGCCCACGGCATCACGCCCCAGACCATCAAGCGCAACATCCACGACATCGTCGCCGACACCGCATCGCGCGATGGCGTGCTGGTCGATATCGAGGATGATGGCGTCAACAACCTCGTTGGCCACAACCTGCGCGCCTATATCGAGGACCTCGAAAAGCGGATGCGCACTGCCGCGGCTGACCTTGAGTTTGAGGAAGCAGGGCGGCTCCGCGATGAAATCCGGCGACTTGAGGCGACTGAGCTTGGCCTGCCCGAGGGCGAGCGCAAGGCGCCGATCGTCGGGCGATCAAATGAGGGCAAACCGGGGACGCGCAAGACGCGCTATGGCAAGGTGCAGAAGAAGTGGGGGAAGTGA